A stretch of DNA from Anaerobacillus isosaccharinicus:
GTCGATTGATGGTTTGGCAGCGATTGTTCAAATGAGTTTCCAATTGGATCCTTTCTCTTCCAATCTATTTGTGTTCTGTAATCGCAAACGAGATAAACTAAAGATCCTTCATTGGGATCATAATGGGTTTTGGTTATATTATCGCCGACTGGAAAAAGGCGTTTTTCAATGGCCAGATGAACAAACTACTAAGCCGCTATCGATCAGTCCTCGCCAATTCAACTGGCTCTTGGATGGACTTCCACTTGAACAAAAACAAGCCCATCCAAAAATGAGTGCAAAATTTATCATATAGAGAGAATTGATCAACCACGACACCTCTCTATATGTTATTCTATTTATATGAGAAAAACGACGAATGAACTACTAGATACAATTGAAGAACTCGCAGCGAAAAATGCGGATTTGGAAAAACAAAAAGAAGTCCTAGAGGCAAAAATCAAATGGTTGGAAGAGCAATTCCGACTAAGCCAACAAAAGAAATTCGGGGCTTCGAGTGAAAAAACAAATCCGGATCAAATCGAACTTCCTCTTTTTAATGAAGCTGAAATCACAGCGGATGTAAAAATGGAAGAACCTACACTTGAAACGATTACTTATAATCGAAAGAAGCATGTAGGACAACGAGATGCG
This window harbors:
- the tnpB gene encoding IS66 family insertion sequence element accessory protein TnpB (TnpB, as the term is used for proteins encoded by IS66 family insertion elements, is considered an accessory protein, since TnpC, encoded by a neighboring gene, is a DDE family transposase.) produces the protein MLSKTPIQRVYLAAGATDLRKSIDGLAAIVQMSFQLDPFSSNLFVFCNRKRDKLKILHWDHNGFWLYYRRLEKGVFQWPDEQTTKPLSISPRQFNWLLDGLPLEQKQAHPKMSAKFII